CTCGCTCAGGGCATGGCTGACGTAAATCATTGGGATGTTGGCCTCAACATTAATTCGCTTTAAATATGGCAATATTTCATTTTTACTGCCTTGATCCAAATTGGACAAGGGTTCATCCATGAGCAACAGTTCAGGACTGGTCAGGATGGCGCGACCAATTGCGACCTTTTGTCGTTGCCCACCAGACAGCTCGTGAGGTTGCCTTTTAAGCAGATCGGATAAACCCAACCAAGCCACCACTTGCTCGAAACTGTATTGTTGTCGTTCTTTGGGGCAACGCTTCAGGCCGTATTCAAGGTTGTGTTTGACGGATAAATGAGGAAAAAGGCTGTTTTCTTGGAACACATAACCCAGAGCACGACAGTGTGTTGGGACGAATATCTGCTCATTTTGCCATATGGATTCACCGACACGGATGTGCCCTTGTTTGACCCGATCCAATCCGGCGAGACCGCGTAGAAGGGTGGTTTTACCTGAACCTGAAGGGCCAAACAGTGCTGTGATGCCTTGAATGGGAAGGGTCAAATCAACATCTAAATCGCATGTGTGGCGTTTCAGTTGCAGGGCGATGTGCATTGTGTTCATGTCAAAATACCCCACGTGACCGTTTATTGACGGCATACAAAATACTCAACACCACAAAAGAAAACAACAACAACCCCATGGATAAGAGGTGAGCCTGCCCGTATTCCAAGGTTTCAACATGTTCATAAATGTAGATTGAGATGACTTGGGTCTTTTCTGGGATGTTGCCACCAATCATCAGCACCACGCCAAATTCACCCACCGTATGGGCAAACCCCAAAACAGCCGCAGTCCAAAGCCCAGGGCGAGCCAACGGCAATGCAACGGTGAAAAAGCAATCAATGGGTGATGCACCCAGTGAGGCTGCGGCTTCCATTGGACGTTTGCCTATCGTTTCAAAGGCGTTCTGTAATGGTTGAACAACAAACGGCATTGAGTAAAATACGGAACCCAACAGCAAGCCATAAAAGGTAAATGCCAAACTGCCCAAGCCAAGGCTCTGGGTCATTTGTCCAATAGCCCCTTTGGGGCCAAGCAACAGAAGCAGATAAAATCCAATCACCGTTGGTGGTAAAACGATGGGCAATGAAATCACTGCATTCAATGGTGCTTTGAGCCATGAATGCGTATTTGCCAACCACCATGCCAAGGGGATGCCCAAACACATGAGAATCAGTGTGGTCGATGCGGCCAGTTTCAGGGTAAGAAGGACAGGGGGAAGCCAATCAGGTGTCATAAATGCGTCTTATCGTCAATTGCGATCATTCATCGCCAAGTAAAATCCCACTTTGTGTTTGTCTGAAGTCAAAGGTGTGTGGAGATGCGCACACCACCTTTGAAATGATAAATCAAAACATGGTGGCAAAATGTAAAGGAGAAAAAACCAGTTAAAACATTGGGTTATGTGCAAATTTCACGACCCGTCATTGTTTGCCATTCGTTGGTTTGTCATTCATTGTCTTGAAAAGGGTTTGGCTTATTTTGGTAAATCATAGCCGTAGCTTTTAATCACATCTCGTGTGCGAGTGCTTTTTAAAAAGGACAAGAATGCTTTTGCAGCCGCATTGTCTCGGGCTTTACTGAGCAAAACAGCTTGTTGCGCCAAAGGGCTGTACAACTTTTGCGGTACAAGCCAGTAAGAACCAGACATTTTCCCATCCCCTTGGATTTGAGACAAAGCAACAAATCCCAATTCTGCATTGCCCGTTTCGATAAATTGATGGGTCTGACCGATGTTTTCGCCTTGCACCAGTTTACTTTGCAGATTCCACCACAAGTTTAATTTTTGCATGGTTTGTTGTGCGGCGATGCCATAAGGGGCAACTTTTGGGTTGGCAATGGCGATGTGATCATAGCGACCCGTGATCAGCGCTTGACCCATTTTGTCAACAAAATTACTTTGTGGACTCCACAGAACCAGTTTGCCAATTGCATACGTGTCACGCGAGCCGCTCACGGCTTCATTTTCTCGCTCCAATCGCTCGGGTGTTGCTGTGTCCGCAGATAAAAGCACGTCAAAAGGGGCTCCATTTTTGATCTGAGTGTAAAACTTGCCTGTTGAGCCAAAGCTGAGAATGGCACGATGACCCGTTGCCTGTTGGAATTGACGGGCAATTTTTTGCATCGGCCCAGCAAAATTGGCTGCAACCGCTATTTGAACGTCTTCGGCCATTGCCGTATGGATGCAAGACAAGCCCATGATGAGCAGTGTAAGTGATTTGAATGTCATAAAAATCCGTGTGAGTCAATTTAAAATGAAAATTGAAGTTGCACTATATTTAGCTTTCAGTGGCTAAAATCACACTGGATGCACTGAACAGCACATAAATGGTTTGCCCTATGTTCAGTGCAAAGCGCATCGCCCCCTCATTGGTGATGATGGCCACCATTTGTTTGCCACTGAGCAAGCGCACTTTGACCTCGCAGTTGACCGCGCCTAAGGTGACATGTTCCACTTCACCCAAGAGGCAGTTTTCTGCGCTAACTTGGCTGGGGGTGATGTTGACCGCGAGCTGCACAGCAGATGCTTTAATTAAAGCATGAACGGGTTTTCCCTCTGTCAGCTCTAAATGTGTCACGCTGTCGTTGGTGATGGTGGCAATGATGTCCTGTTGTCCGCCGATGTTGAGATGGATTTCGCTGTTGACTGCACCTTGTTTAATCTTCGTTACTTGACCGATGAATTGATTGCGCGCACTGGTCTTCATGAGCAGTCCTTTTAAAAAAATACCAAAGGTATCGGGAAGTTGGGGGACTGTTGAGGATGTCTCCACACCAACGGCATCTAAAAACACACGGTATTGGTGTTCAACAGACTCAAACATATGTAAAACCTGTTCACCATAAGGTGTGAGTCGGGTGCCGCCCCCATTTTTTCCACCCATTCGGCCGACAATTAAAGGCTGAGGAAACAAATTGTTGAGGCCATCCACGGCATCCCATGCGGTTTTATAGCTCATGCCAATGTGTTGAGCTGCTTGCGTGATTGATCCTGTGAGGGCAATTTCACGGAGCAGCACAATTTGTTTGTTTTTTAATGTTGGAAGGGTGTGCATGACGTGCTTCAAGTGTGCTTAAGTCTATTTAAAAGCGATATGTAAAAAATTATATCACGACAGTTAATGTCACCCATTCGTTAAATGAACCATGCATGTGGCGTATGTGTGGTGACTGTGTTCAAAAAATATTTCACATGTCGCATTGGGATGTCGTTCAGAGCGAATTACGTAAAATCCTTTTTTGGATTGTCACCAAACCATGTTTGCTGAAGTCTGCTGAACGATGCACCGCTCATGCTTGTTTGACTCAAAGCGACGGTTGTCAAATTGCGGTCATCACGCCTGTTGAAGTGGCTTTTTTTATCAGTGACGTGATAAATTCATTTATAATCTGTGTTCGATTAATTGCAATCACGAGGACGCCATGCAAATCAAACAAAATTCTGTTGTAAACATTCATTACACACTTAAAAACGATGCTGGTGAAGTACTCGACACATCCGCAGGCAAAGAACCATTGATGTACATGCAAGGTCATGGCAACATCATTCCTGGCTTAGAAAATGCGATGCTGGGTAAAACTGTCGGTGAGCAGTTGAACGTGAGCATTGAGCCAGAAGATGCCTATGGTGTGCGTCAAGAGGATGCGATTCAGCAAGTGCCCCGTGAGGCGTTTGTGAATGTCCCCGATCTGCAAGTGGGCATGCAGTTGCACGGTGATTCGCCACAAGGGCCCATTTCTGTTGTGGTCATGGCCATCACTGACGAAGTGGTGACGGTTGATGCCAATCATCCTTTGGCTGGTCAACGCTTGCATTTTGATGTGACGGTGGACAGTGTGCGTGATGCAACTGACAGTGAATTGTCTCATGGTCATGCACATGCTGGCGATGGTCATCATCACTAAAATTCATTGAAGCAGTAAGTTTTGGCTTTTTTTGTCGCCTGTTACATGATTACTGTTTTCCATAAAAAAACCATCCAGAATGATGGTTTTTTTATGCGACCACACGATAAATTGGTTTAATTTAAACGCTAATCGACCAATGAATCATGGGCTTAATTAACTTTATTTTTAGCATGTACTGAACAGCCTTCGCTCAATCAAATCAATTGAAACAGCCATTTGATCCAAACAAAAAAGATGCAATAAGCCCGCCTCTAGATCACGTTTGACAAGCAGCAGAACCCAATTTGACTTAAAATCAAACGTCATTTACCACTCAACTGTTTATGCCACTCAAATACCTCAGCCACTACGCCCCTGAACTGCAACATCAAGTCAAACACATGATGGCAGAGCGAAGCATTGGCGCGTATATTCAAGCCAAATACCCTCAAGCCCACACCATTCAAACGGATAAAGCGCTGTATCAGTTCGTCAATGAGTATAGAAAAACACACCTCAAAAATGCGCCCCTTTTAAATAAAGTCCAGTACGACAACACCCTCAACCTCACTCATCGCGCCCTTGGGCTGAATACGGCCATTTCACGTGTGCAAGGTGGAAAACTGGTGGCTGCTAAAGAAATCCGCATCGCCAGTGTGTTTAAAAGTGCACCCGCTGATTTTTTGAAAATGATTGTTGTTCATGAGTTGGCACATTTGAAGGAGCGCAACCACGACAAAGCCTTTTATAAGCTTTGCACACACATGCTGCCCGAATACCATCAGCTTGAGTTTGACCTGAGGGTTTATTTGACGGGTTTAGAGATGCGGGCAGACAAGGAGGGTGTGGCTCAATAGTCACCCACCCAAGCGTTGTCCCGAATGCCTTAGATCAAGCGATTCGCTGTTTTGTTCAGATACGACGCAATGATTGAAGGGCATTTTTTACATGTCATTGCCTCATCCTTCTTTCTTATTTAATTGAAGTCATGCGTTTCCCAGTGCATCACAAGTTCCGTGAGGTTTTGATCGACATAACGTTTCGTATGTGGCATTTCAAAATGTTGTTTAAATGCCGCTTCGTCGATAAAGCGTTGCCACAGCACAAAGTGGTCAGGACGTTGAGCATCTTGTTGCATGTCAAATTGCAAGCAGCCTGCTTCGGTGCGGGTGGCGTGAGCCAATTCATTTAACGCTTTTTTCGCCACAGCGACATCAATGCCTTCCCGCACGCGAATCTGTGCCGTGATGCCGTAGTTTGGTTTTTTATTGACCAGTGGATGATCGGCAAACACAGCCTTTGCTGCAAACATTGCATTCAAGGCGGCAGGAAAACCTGCGTACACTGCCATTTGAATGATGGTTTCGATGATTTCCATGCGGCTCAACCCAACATTGAGAGCGGCATGTAAATGCACTTTGAGTTGTGGTTCGGCATTGCCCAAAGCGGTTAACGCGGCGATGGTGGCGAGCTCACGTTGCTGCAAAGTCAAACCTTCTCGGCTGTAAATATGTCCAAAGCCAAAATCAATCACGTAATTGGCAAGGTCGGGGCTGATGCTTTGCAAACTTTCAATCACGCGTTCGCCTGCTTCTGCATCGACATCAAACAAACGTTTCAAGCCGCGTTCATGAATGTCTTGTTGGGTTAAGTTTTGGGTGGTCATTTTGCGCATCCTTTTCATGGTTTAAGCGCGATTCAATGTCGGTATAACGTTCAATTTTGTCATTCAATACCGACAAATGTCCACTCAACGCCGCCATCTCCTCGCACACATGGCGTGCATGTTCGATCAACATCTCACGCCGCCCATGAACACTTTCCAGCGTTTCGCCCAAACGCCGCAACTCGGCATAACGCAACATCCGTGCGATCGACATGCCTGTGCTGCGCAAGCGCAAGACAAACTCAAGCCAACGGACATCGTCATCACTGTAAACGCGATGCCCGTTTTTCCGCGCCACCACATCCATTAAACCAATGCGTTCGTAATAACGCAAAGTATGTGCGGATAAGCCTGTGCGTTGGGCGATGTCGGTGATGCGGTAAAAAGTGTTCATAGCGTGATGATAGAGGTTTGAGCGTGCTCGAAGTCAAGCATCATATCTTGAAAAACATGATGCACTTTGAAACAAATATTTGTTACGGAAAGCAAGCAGTCCGTGTTTGGCGTTGATTTTTTACAATTATTGACAAAAGCATGGTCATTTTCTAATTTATTTTCTAATTGTTTCTTCATAAAACTCACCCCAGCGTGTGAGCGTGTTAATAATGGGTCTTAGCGTTTGACCGATATCGGTTAAAGAGTATTCAACTTTTGGTGGGATTTGAGGGTAGATAACCCTCAAAATGATGCCATGCTCTTCTAATTCACGCAGCTGACGAGTTAACATGCGCTGGGTAATATTGGGAATCAATCTCGTCAACTCGTTGAAACGTTTAGTGCCTTGACTTAAATGATACAAAATCACACCTTTCCATTTTCCACCAATGACTTCTAGTGTTGCGCTCATGGAGCATTGTGTGTCGAGTTGCGAAGGTTTTTTTTTATTTTCTGTCATTTTTTCAGAGGGTTGTTTGAGTGAGAAATTGTGAATTGCAGTATACAAAATGTGTGTATCGGTCTTAAATGTGCATTCTATCATTTAATAAAGTAAGCGTTTATCATGCTGTTTCCATTGATACACAACAGAACAGGAGTTTTAAATGAATGTATTTCAAGCCATCAACGCGCGTCGTGCTGTTAAATCGTTTGACCCAAATCATCAGATGCCCGCAGATATTGAGCGTCAACTATTGGAGGCCGCACGATTGGCACCCACATCGTTTAATATTCAGCATTGGCGCTTTTTGCTACTTAAAGATGAACAGCAAAGAAAGCTGGTACGTGCAGCGGCATGGGATCAATCACAAATCACTGATGCCAGTTTGGTCATTGTCATTTGTGGGGATATTCAGGCATGGCAGGATCAGCCTGAACAATATTGGCGTAATTTTCCTGAAGAGCGGCAGGCATTCATGGTGAACATGCTTAAACAGTTTTATCACAATCAACCACAAAAGCAATACGATGAAGTGCTTCGTTCTATTGGTATTGCAGCGCAAACCCTCATGTTGTCAGCACAAGCTTTAGGTTATGAGTCTTGCCCGATGGTTGGTTTTGATGCGGACAAACTCGCGGAGTTAATCAAACTTCCTGAGCAACATAAAATTGGTATGATTGTTGCGATTGGTAAAGGCATACGGCCTGCGTTTCCGCGGGGTGGAGAGTTGCCTTATGATAAAGTGGTATTTGAAAATTGTTTTTAAAAGGATTGAATGAAAAAACCGCCGTTCAAATGAACGGCGGTTTTTTTGTTAACGAGTACAACAAAAGCTTACTTGTCCAATCCAGCCAAACAAGTGTATTTGATCGTCATGTAATCTTCAATGCCGTACTTTGAGCCTTCACGACCCAAACCTGATTGTTTTACACCGCCAAATGGGGCGATTTCAGTGGAGATCAGACCGCTGTTCACGCCGACCATGCCGTATTCGAGGGCTTCTGATACGCGGAAGATGCGGCCGATGTCACGGCTGAAGAAATACGATGCGAGGCCGAACTCGGTGTCATTGGCGTAACCGATGACTTCCTCTTCAGTCGAGAAGCGGAACAGTGGTGCCATGGGGCCGAATGTTTCTTCACGTGCAACAGCCATGTTTTGAGTCACATTGGTCAAAATGGTGGGTTCAAAAAATGAATGACCGAGCGCGTGGCGTTTACCGCCCAGTTTAATGGTCGCACCTTTGGCGATGGCATCAGCGATGTGTTCTTCAACTTTTTCCATGGCCTTTTCATCGATCATTGGGCCTTGGGTCACACCATCTTCAACGCCGTTACCGACTTTGAGTTTGCCTACGGCAATCGCTAATTTTTCAGCAAAAGCATCATACACACCATCTTGCACGTATAAACGATTTGCGCAAACGCAGGTTTGGCCCGCATTGCGGTATTTTGAAGCAATTGCGCCTTCGACGGCTGCATCGAGATCGGCATCATCAAAGACGATGAAAGGTGCGTTGCCGCCAAGTTCCATTGATACTTTTTTGACCGTTGGCGCACATTGTTCCATCAGCACGCGACCCACTTCAGTTGAACCTGTGAAAGTCAATTTGCGTACAGTTGGGTTTGATGTGAACTCTGCGCCGATAACACGTGATTTACCGGTGATGACTTGGAACACACCAGCAGGCACACCTGCACGGTGCGCCAACTCAGCCATGGCCAATGCAGAGAAGGGCGTTAAATCAGCTGGGCGGACAATCATCGGGCAGCCTGCAGCCATGGCGGGTGCCGCTTTACGCGTGATCATTGCATTTGGAAAGTTCCATGGCGTGATCGCCACGCACACACCAATTGGTTCTTTGGTGATCATGATGCGGCGATCGGCCATGTGCGATGGAATGTTTTCACCGTATACGCGTTTGCCTTCTTCAGCAAACCATTCGATGTACGATGCGCCATAGGCAATTTCACCTTTGGCTTCTGCCAAAGGCTTGCCTTGTTCTGCGGTCAAAATCATGGCCAAGTCGTCTTGGTTTTCCATCATCAGGTTGAACCATTTGCGCAAAATGGCTGAACGTTCTTTTGCCGTTTTTTTGCGCCATGCAGGCCAAGCGGCATTTGCATCCGCAATGGCTTTGGCTGTTTCAGTTTGACCAAGATGGGGAATGGTGCCGATGACTTCACCTGTGGCTGGGTTGGTCACAGTCATGGTGTCGCTGCCGCTGACCCATTCACCATTGAGGTAACATTGTTGCTTGAATAAACTTGGATCTTTAAGGTTTAACATAGTGAATCCTTTAAAAGAGATGCAAAGAGATGCAAAAAGATGCGCCTAAGAAAACTGCATGCATTGGCAGTGATCGTATGGCTGTAAAAGTAAAACGATAAACTGCAAGGCGGGCTTGTCGCCCGCCCTGTTAGAGTTCGATGAGTTAAAACAGCATTATTTAAGCTTTAGCTGCTTCAATCAGTACCGATTCCAAAATAGCCATGCCTTCGTCGAATACGCTGTCTTGAATGGTCAGAGGGAACAGGAAACGAATCACATTGGCATAAGTACCGCATGACAATAACAATAAGCCTTTATTTAAAGCCGCCACGCGTACTTTTTGTGTGAACTCTGGTGAAGGCAAGCCTGTCGCAGCATCAACAAATTCAACTGCATTCATCGCACCCGGGCCGCGCACGTCTGAAATTTGAGGCACTTGCGCACGTAAGTCATTTAAACGCGCTTTAAGCTTGTCGCCCAACACATTGGCACGGTCAAGTAAGTTTTCTGAGTCAATGATGTCCAATACTGCATGTGCAGAAGCCAAAGCCAAAGCATTGCCAGCATAAGTACCACCCAAACCGCCTGGTGCGGGTGCATCCATGATTTCAGTGCGACCGCACACGCCAGACAAAGGCATGCCACCCGCCAAACTTTTAGCAAAAGTGGTCAAGTCAGCTTGGACGTCATAATGCTCCATAGCAAACAATTTACCCGTACGGCCAAAACCTGTTTGAACTTCATCGGCGATCAACAAAATGCCATGTTCATCACACAACGCACGCAAAGCGCGCATGAACGATTGAGAAGCCATGTAAAAGCCGCCTTCGCCCTGAACAGGCTCAAGAATGATGGCTGCTACGCGTGTTGGCTCAATGTCGGCTTTAAATAAGTTTTGAATGGCTTTAAGTGAATCATTCTCAGTCACGCCGTGCGATTCGACTGGGAATGGTACATGGTAAATTTCTGAAGGGAATGGACCAAATCCGATTTTGTATGGTGCGACTTTACCTGTCAATGCCATGCCCATCATTGTGCGACCATGGAAACCACCCGTGAAAGCGATCACACCTGCACGACCTGTGGCGGCGCGTGCGATTTTGATCGCATTTTCAACGGCTTCTGCACCTGTGGTGAAAAAAGCAGTTTTCTTTGCGTGTGTGCCAGGTGTACGTGCATTTACTTTCTCAGCCAAAGACACATAGCTTTCGTATGGAACGATTTGGTAAGCGGTGTGTGTAAAACTATTCAATTGCTCTGTGATGGCAGCCACTTGTTTGGGGTGGCGATGACCTGTATTTAAAACAGCAATACCACCAGCGAAGTCGATGAAACGACGACCTTCAACATCCCATAATTCAGAGTTTTCTGCACGAGCGGCATAAAAATCAGTCATCACGCCAACACCGCGTGGTGTGGCAGCATTCTTGCGAGTTTGTAAATCAGCATTTGACATGAGGTTTCCTTGTGTGAATTAAAAAATCGTCACTTTATTAAAATGAAGTGACAAGTTTAAGCATGAATTATTACGTGATAAGTGAGTGAATTATCGTGTTAGAAGCTGTTTTGGTCAATAAAAATCCGTAATGGAGTGTTCGTCCATCGCCAATTGGTCTGAAAAACATGAGAGTTGCTTTGTGTAAACCTAGCCATTGTCTTGCTGTTTTGAGGTGATTTTTTTAAT
The window above is part of the Ephemeroptericola cinctiostellae genome. Proteins encoded here:
- the modC gene encoding molybdenum ABC transporter ATP-binding protein, yielding MNTMHIALQLKRHTCDLDVDLTLPIQGITALFGPSGSGKTTLLRGLAGLDRVKQGHIRVGESIWQNEQIFVPTHCRALGYVFQENSLFPHLSVKHNLEYGLKRCPKERQQYSFEQVVAWLGLSDLLKRQPHELSGGQRQKVAIGRAILTSPELLLMDEPLSNLDQGSKNEILPYLKRINVEANIPMIYVSHALSEVLYLADTLVLIDQGRITAVGSPHDLAAQLDFGFMTSLSAFLDRD
- the modB gene encoding molybdate ABC transporter permease subunit, yielding MTPDWLPPVLLTLKLAASTTLILMCLGIPLAWWLANTHSWLKAPLNAVISLPIVLPPTVIGFYLLLLLGPKGAIGQMTQSLGLGSLAFTFYGLLLGSVFYSMPFVVQPLQNAFETIGKRPMEAAASLGASPIDCFFTVALPLARPGLWTAAVLGFAHTVGEFGVVLMIGGNIPEKTQVISIYIYEHVETLEYGQAHLLSMGLLLFSFVVLSILYAVNKRSRGVF
- the modA gene encoding molybdate ABC transporter substrate-binding protein; this encodes MTFKSLTLLIMGLSCIHTAMAEDVQIAVAANFAGPMQKIARQFQQATGHRAILSFGSTGKFYTQIKNGAPFDVLLSADTATPERLERENEAVSGSRDTYAIGKLVLWSPQSNFVDKMGQALITGRYDHIAIANPKVAPYGIAAQQTMQKLNLWWNLQSKLVQGENIGQTHQFIETGNAELGFVALSQIQGDGKMSGSYWLVPQKLYSPLAQQAVLLSKARDNAAAKAFLSFLKSTRTRDVIKSYGYDLPK
- a CDS encoding TOBE domain-containing protein; protein product: MHTLPTLKNKQIVLLREIALTGSITQAAQHIGMSYKTAWDAVDGLNNLFPQPLIVGRMGGKNGGGTRLTPYGEQVLHMFESVEHQYRVFLDAVGVETSSTVPQLPDTFGIFLKGLLMKTSARNQFIGQVTKIKQGAVNSEIHLNIGGQQDIIATITNDSVTHLELTEGKPVHALIKASAVQLAVNITPSQVSAENCLLGEVEHVTLGAVNCEVKVRLLSGKQMVAIITNEGAMRFALNIGQTIYVLFSASSVILATES
- a CDS encoding FKBP-type peptidyl-prolyl cis-trans isomerase, translating into MQIKQNSVVNIHYTLKNDAGEVLDTSAGKEPLMYMQGHGNIIPGLENAMLGKTVGEQLNVSIEPEDAYGVRQEDAIQQVPREAFVNVPDLQVGMQLHGDSPQGPISVVVMAITDEVVTVDANHPLAGQRLHFDVTVDSVRDATDSELSHGHAHAGDGHHH
- a CDS encoding YgjP-like metallopeptidase domain-containing protein, with the translated sequence MPLKYLSHYAPELQHQVKHMMAERSIGAYIQAKYPQAHTIQTDKALYQFVNEYRKTHLKNAPLLNKVQYDNTLNLTHRALGLNTAISRVQGGKLVAAKEIRIASVFKSAPADFLKMIVVHELAHLKERNHDKAFYKLCTHMLPEYHQLEFDLRVYLTGLEMRADKEGVAQ
- a CDS encoding putative quinol monooxygenase; translation: MFADHPLVNKKPNYGITAQIRVREGIDVAVAKKALNELAHATRTEAGCLQFDMQQDAQRPDHFVLWQRFIDEAAFKQHFEMPHTKRYVDQNLTELVMHWETHDFN
- a CDS encoding MerR family transcriptional regulator, which codes for MNTFYRITDIAQRTGLSAHTLRYYERIGLMDVVARKNGHRVYSDDDVRWLEFVLRLRSTGMSIARMLRYAELRRLGETLESVHGRREMLIEHARHVCEEMAALSGHLSVLNDKIERYTDIESRLNHEKDAQNDHPKLNPTRHS
- a CDS encoding winged helix-turn-helix transcriptional regulator gives rise to the protein MTENKKKPSQLDTQCSMSATLEVIGGKWKGVILYHLSQGTKRFNELTRLIPNITQRMLTRQLRELEEHGIILRVIYPQIPPKVEYSLTDIGQTLRPIINTLTRWGEFYEETIRK
- a CDS encoding nitroreductase family protein, encoding MNVFQAINARRAVKSFDPNHQMPADIERQLLEAARLAPTSFNIQHWRFLLLKDEQQRKLVRAAAWDQSQITDASLVIVICGDIQAWQDQPEQYWRNFPEERQAFMVNMLKQFYHNQPQKQYDEVLRSIGIAAQTLMLSAQALGYESCPMVGFDADKLAELIKLPEQHKIGMIVAIGKGIRPAFPRGGELPYDKVVFENCF
- the gabD gene encoding NADP-dependent succinate-semialdehyde dehydrogenase; translation: MLNLKDPSLFKQQCYLNGEWVSGSDTMTVTNPATGEVIGTIPHLGQTETAKAIADANAAWPAWRKKTAKERSAILRKWFNLMMENQDDLAMILTAEQGKPLAEAKGEIAYGASYIEWFAEEGKRVYGENIPSHMADRRIMITKEPIGVCVAITPWNFPNAMITRKAAPAMAAGCPMIVRPADLTPFSALAMAELAHRAGVPAGVFQVITGKSRVIGAEFTSNPTVRKLTFTGSTEVGRVLMEQCAPTVKKVSMELGGNAPFIVFDDADLDAAVEGAIASKYRNAGQTCVCANRLYVQDGVYDAFAEKLAIAVGKLKVGNGVEDGVTQGPMIDEKAMEKVEEHIADAIAKGATIKLGGKRHALGHSFFEPTILTNVTQNMAVAREETFGPMAPLFRFSTEEEVIGYANDTEFGLASYFFSRDIGRIFRVSEALEYGMVGVNSGLISTEIAPFGGVKQSGLGREGSKYGIEDYMTIKYTCLAGLDK
- the gabT gene encoding 4-aminobutyrate--2-oxoglutarate transaminase, translating into MSNADLQTRKNAATPRGVGVMTDFYAARAENSELWDVEGRRFIDFAGGIAVLNTGHRHPKQVAAITEQLNSFTHTAYQIVPYESYVSLAEKVNARTPGTHAKKTAFFTTGAEAVENAIKIARAATGRAGVIAFTGGFHGRTMMGMALTGKVAPYKIGFGPFPSEIYHVPFPVESHGVTENDSLKAIQNLFKADIEPTRVAAIILEPVQGEGGFYMASQSFMRALRALCDEHGILLIADEVQTGFGRTGKLFAMEHYDVQADLTTFAKSLAGGMPLSGVCGRTEIMDAPAPGGLGGTYAGNALALASAHAVLDIIDSENLLDRANVLGDKLKARLNDLRAQVPQISDVRGPGAMNAVEFVDAATGLPSPEFTQKVRVAALNKGLLLLSCGTYANVIRFLFPLTIQDSVFDEGMAILESVLIEAAKA